A single region of the Acidobacteriota bacterium genome encodes:
- a CDS encoding sulfatase-like hydrolase/transferase, with amino-acid sequence MKSRQWTAAALALAVAMVGCGPDPEAGGDSAPAPPPPNVIVILADDLGYGDIGANGSTVISTPHIDELAANGVRLTDGYVSAAVCSPMRAGLYTGRYQNRFGYEYNPTANYERNADAELGLPEDETTLGDMMREAGYATGLVGKWHLGFREQYHPLKRGFDEFFGHLGGGTSYLDPNDPDGHSWPRRQPAATEPNEITPAPVTGDRGDGPRAILDGYEVVEVDEYLTDVFADRAVSFIERNAGEPFFLMLAPNAPHTPIQATSRYVDRYAHIEEEGARIYAAMVSSIDDMVGRVTATLRERGLEENTLVVFISDNGCINYMPAVICTNSPLSGGKRYHLDGGIRVPYLVKWPAGLPQGEVYSRPASVLDLYATFAAAAGSDAGTDDSVNLLPYLRGEIEGPPHEYLFWRSLPNAAVRSGKWKLWRVDLTDQDPASVLSRGGRLLPEEDYPPVSVHGQLTVLHDLEADVGERVNVADQNPEVVKRLEAALAAWEADLAEPMWISKRSTLAELHGQAIQLYF; translated from the coding sequence ATGAAGAGCCGCCAGTGGACTGCTGCTGCACTCGCGCTCGCCGTCGCCATGGTTGGTTGCGGCCCGGATCCCGAGGCCGGTGGGGATTCGGCGCCCGCGCCGCCTCCGCCCAACGTCATCGTCATCCTCGCCGACGACCTCGGCTACGGCGACATCGGCGCCAACGGATCGACGGTCATCTCGACTCCGCACATCGACGAACTGGCGGCGAACGGGGTCCGGCTGACCGACGGCTACGTTTCGGCGGCGGTCTGCAGTCCGATGCGGGCGGGTCTCTACACGGGCCGCTACCAGAACCGGTTCGGCTACGAGTACAACCCGACGGCGAACTACGAGCGGAACGCCGACGCCGAGCTCGGATTGCCGGAGGACGAAACGACGCTCGGCGACATGATGCGCGAGGCCGGTTACGCGACCGGCCTGGTAGGGAAGTGGCACCTGGGCTTCCGCGAGCAATACCACCCGCTGAAGCGGGGTTTCGACGAGTTCTTCGGCCATCTGGGCGGCGGCACGAGCTACCTCGACCCCAACGACCCGGACGGCCATAGCTGGCCGCGGAGGCAGCCCGCCGCGACCGAGCCGAACGAGATCACTCCGGCGCCGGTCACCGGCGACCGCGGCGACGGCCCGCGCGCGATCCTGGATGGCTACGAGGTCGTGGAAGTCGACGAGTACCTGACCGACGTGTTCGCCGACCGCGCGGTCTCATTCATCGAGCGTAACGCCGGCGAGCCCTTCTTCCTGATGCTGGCGCCGAACGCGCCTCACACGCCGATTCAGGCCACGAGCAGGTACGTGGACCGGTACGCGCACATAGAGGAAGAAGGGGCCCGGATCTACGCGGCCATGGTCTCGTCCATCGACGACATGGTGGGTCGCGTCACCGCGACGCTCAGGGAGCGGGGACTGGAAGAGAACACGCTCGTCGTCTTCATCTCCGACAACGGCTGCATCAACTACATGCCGGCCGTCATCTGCACGAACTCGCCGCTTTCCGGAGGCAAGCGCTATCACCTGGACGGCGGCATCCGGGTGCCTTACCTGGTCAAGTGGCCGGCGGGTCTGCCCCAGGGCGAGGTCTACAGCCGGCCCGCGAGCGTCCTCGACCTGTACGCGACGTTCGCCGCGGCGGCTGGGTCGGACGCGGGTACCGATGACAGCGTGAACCTCCTGCCGTACCTGCGCGGCGAGATCGAGGGACCGCCGCATGAGTACCTGTTCTGGCGGTCCCTGCCCAACGCGGCGGTCCGCTCGGGCAAGTGGAAGCTGTGGCGGGTCGACCTGACCGACCAGGATCCGGCCTCCGTGCTGAGCCGCGGCGGCCGCCTTCTGCCCGAAGAGGACTACCCGCCGGTGTCGGTCCACGGCCAGTTGACGGTGCTCCACGACCTCGAGGCGGACGTCGGCGAGCGGGTGAACGTGGCCGATCAGAACCCCGAGGTGGTCAAACGCCTCGAAGCGGCACTTGCGGCCTGGGAGGCGGACCTCGCGGAGCCGATGTGGATCAGCAAGCGCTCGACACTCGCTGAACTGCACGGTCAGGCGATTCAGCTCTACTTCTGA
- a CDS encoding PQQ-like beta-propeller repeat protein produces MTKTRKRSRFLAFLKWTGISVAALAGVALVLNLTTGMHLQITGGLMPQLDFHDEDRHYRAIETHREQRADAAPAVSTAPLEMAADEPDDEAVLEAEQTETPESGLDPAVPSPSSWPYYRGLHMDGRYSEPINTDWPNEGPPELWRIPVGGGYASFVVGDGLAYTIEQRREQEVVAAYDLLTGIERWNTSWNARFEESMGGDGPRATPALYGDTLVALGATGELQALDAATGASIWRTNILEDSGAANLTWGMAASPAILGGVVLTAPGGPNGAVIAYELETGAIRWRALDAQGAYTAPTVFTLDDLSQIVLIGADQVVGLATDGSETYWSTPWATMNGINAAQPLQVAPNRIFVSSGYGHGAAVLEVDAAPEANTASVKEIWFNNRMKNTFSTSVFHDGYVYGLDNGILACVDAETGDRMWKGGRYGHGQLLLASGHLLITTERGQLVLVRATPESHQEVAALPAVSGRTWNNPAIAEGILLVRNDREAVAFEIRPQT; encoded by the coding sequence ATGACCAAAACCAGGAAACGAAGCCGCTTCCTCGCCTTCCTGAAGTGGACCGGTATCTCCGTCGCCGCGCTCGCCGGTGTGGCGCTGGTGCTGAACCTGACGACGGGGATGCACCTCCAGATCACGGGTGGTCTGATGCCGCAGCTCGACTTTCACGACGAGGACCGCCACTATCGAGCGATCGAGACGCACCGGGAACAGCGCGCGGACGCAGCGCCCGCTGTCAGTACCGCACCGCTCGAGATGGCGGCCGATGAACCCGACGACGAAGCCGTTCTCGAAGCCGAACAGACCGAGACGCCTGAATCCGGCTTGGACCCCGCGGTGCCGTCGCCGAGCTCCTGGCCCTACTACCGCGGCCTCCACATGGACGGCCGCTACTCCGAGCCGATCAACACGGACTGGCCGAACGAAGGCCCGCCGGAGCTCTGGCGCATCCCGGTCGGCGGCGGCTACGCATCCTTCGTCGTCGGCGACGGCCTCGCTTACACGATCGAGCAGCGGCGGGAACAGGAAGTGGTCGCCGCCTATGACCTGCTGACCGGGATCGAACGCTGGAACACGAGCTGGAACGCGCGTTTCGAGGAGAGCATGGGCGGTGACGGCCCCCGCGCCACGCCGGCTCTGTACGGGGACACCCTGGTAGCGCTTGGCGCCACCGGCGAACTGCAGGCGCTCGACGCAGCGACCGGCGCTTCGATCTGGCGTACGAACATCCTCGAGGACTCAGGCGCGGCGAACCTGACCTGGGGCATGGCGGCGTCACCGGCGATTCTGGGCGGAGTGGTCCTCACAGCGCCCGGTGGCCCGAACGGAGCCGTGATCGCCTACGAGCTGGAGACCGGCGCGATTCGCTGGCGAGCTCTCGACGCCCAGGGCGCCTACACCGCGCCAACGGTCTTCACGCTGGACGACCTTTCCCAGATCGTCCTGATCGGCGCCGATCAGGTCGTCGGGCTAGCCACTGACGGCAGCGAGACGTACTGGAGCACACCTTGGGCAACGATGAACGGCATCAACGCCGCGCAGCCGCTCCAGGTGGCGCCCAACCGCATCTTCGTGTCGTCCGGCTACGGCCACGGCGCTGCGGTGCTCGAAGTCGACGCGGCCCCCGAAGCGAACACCGCGTCGGTCAAGGAGATCTGGTTCAACAACCGGATGAAGAACACCTTCTCGACCTCCGTGTTCCACGACGGCTACGTCTACGGCCTGGACAACGGCATCCTGGCCTGCGTCGACGCCGAAACAGGCGACCGCATGTGGAAGGGTGGCCGCTACGGCCATGGCCAGCTTCTTCTCGCCTCAGGCCACCTGCTGATCACGACCGAGCGGGGTCAACTCGTCCTCGTGCGCGCGACACCGGAAAGCCACCAGGAAGTCGCCGCGCTGCCAGCCGTCTCGGGCCGCACCTGGAACAATCCGGCAATCGCCGAGGGAATCCTGCTGGTGCGTAACGACCGCGAAGCCGTGGCGTTCGAAATTCGGCCGCAGACGTAG
- a CDS encoding VOC family protein produces MSLTFEHVHIICEDPHASARWYRDMLGATIAGEHEVRGAPQIRVEVGGVLVLLRGRRPGETPVSTRPMREYEGYSSHDEWGTDHFGFTYRGDLLAYCEELRGRGAEFSVEPWEFAPGVLLCYLAAPDNVSIELVQVK; encoded by the coding sequence ATGTCGCTGACCTTCGAGCACGTCCACATCATCTGCGAGGACCCGCACGCTTCCGCGCGCTGGTATCGGGACATGCTCGGCGCCACGATCGCGGGCGAGCACGAAGTTCGCGGCGCACCGCAGATCCGGGTCGAGGTCGGTGGCGTGCTGGTGCTTCTGCGCGGCAGGCGGCCCGGCGAGACCCCGGTGTCGACTCGGCCGATGCGGGAGTACGAGGGCTACTCCAGCCACGACGAGTGGGGCACGGACCACTTCGGCTTTACCTACCGTGGCGACCTGCTGGCGTACTGCGAGGAACTGCGCGGCAGGGGCGCGGAGTTCTCAGTCGAACCCTGGGAGTTCGCACCCGGCGTGTTGCTCTGCTATCTCGCGGCGCCCGACAACGTGAGCATCGAACTGGTACAGGTGAAGTAG
- a CDS encoding acyl-CoA dehydrogenase family protein, with product MKAPTVHLRFLPAALPEAAESLRSEVRELLEETRAEGVWLPDGLSWWGRNPALSRALGAAGFVGMTWPREYGGSERSYLERYVVTEELLAACAPTAFHWFADRQIGPSILRYGTEEQKQRFLPPIARGELSFAVGMSEPDSGSDLASIRTRAERTDGGWRLNGSKIWTSYAHEAEYCVALVRTEPKSDKRHAGMSQVIIDLKNSDGITVRPIIDLPGRHDFNEVFFEDAFVPDDCLLGNPGDGWTQVTSELAYERSGPERFLTNFHLLRALVDALDGSASPAARREVGLLVSRLWALRAASVSVAAALEAGETPNVESALVKDLGTNFQQEVPEIVRRVVADEEVSNQAVLDILRQVILAAPSYTIQGGATEILRGIVARGLRLR from the coding sequence GTGAAGGCCCCCACGGTCCATCTCCGCTTCTTGCCCGCGGCTCTGCCGGAAGCGGCCGAGAGCCTCCGTTCCGAAGTTCGGGAGCTACTCGAAGAGACGCGCGCCGAGGGCGTGTGGTTACCGGACGGACTCTCCTGGTGGGGCCGCAACCCGGCGCTCAGCCGTGCGCTGGGGGCCGCCGGGTTTGTCGGCATGACCTGGCCGCGGGAGTACGGCGGCTCTGAGCGGAGCTACCTGGAGCGCTACGTCGTGACCGAGGAGCTGCTGGCAGCCTGTGCGCCGACCGCTTTTCACTGGTTCGCCGACCGCCAGATCGGCCCGAGCATCCTGCGCTACGGCACCGAGGAGCAGAAGCAGCGTTTCCTGCCGCCGATCGCCCGCGGTGAGCTCTCCTTCGCGGTCGGCATGAGCGAGCCCGACTCCGGTTCCGATCTGGCCTCGATCCGCACCCGGGCCGAGCGCACAGACGGCGGTTGGCGTCTCAACGGCTCGAAGATCTGGACCTCCTACGCGCACGAGGCCGAGTACTGCGTCGCCCTGGTGCGCACGGAACCGAAGTCGGACAAGCGCCACGCCGGCATGAGCCAGGTCATCATCGACCTGAAGAACTCGGACGGGATCACGGTGCGGCCGATCATCGACCTCCCGGGCCGCCACGACTTCAACGAGGTCTTCTTCGAGGACGCCTTCGTGCCGGACGACTGCCTGCTCGGCAATCCCGGGGACGGCTGGACGCAGGTCACGTCGGAGCTGGCCTACGAACGGAGCGGTCCGGAGCGCTTCCTGACGAACTTCCATCTGCTGCGCGCATTGGTCGACGCGCTGGATGGGAGCGCGTCGCCGGCGGCGCGGCGCGAGGTCGGGCTGCTCGTCAGCCGGCTCTGGGCGCTGCGCGCCGCCTCGGTTTCGGTTGCCGCGGCGCTCGAGGCCGGCGAGACGCCCAACGTGGAGTCGGCCCTGGTCAAGGACCTGGGCACCAACTTCCAGCAGGAAGTGCCGGAGATCGTCCGCCGTGTCGTGGCCGATGAAGAGGTGTCCAACCAGGCGGTCCTCGACATCCTGCGTCAGGTCATCCTGGCCGCGCCCTCGTACACGATCCAGGGCGGCGCGACGGAGATCCTCCGCGGCATCGTCGCGCGGGGACTGAGGCTGCGATGA
- a CDS encoding acyl-CoA dehydrogenase yields MSEPGRRDPRRSANQSERPSSGARMAMRQLLLDTAVRLFEAASEDTVFEAVEEGRFPGDHWRAIEENGLVDMLLAEEDGGAGVDFGDAMAVARTAGGFALPLPLVETMIGRWLLLGSGLEAPMGPLGVVTAAGRLEVPWPNDVSALVVSDATGGVGWVAGGEVEFERGTNSAGEPVGRLREPPPIPPQQSGGLASKQSLSTLMAVARSAMIAGAMERILDLTIEHVQGRVQFGRPLARFQAVQQLVAVMASHTAVVGVAADTAVTAVETVLDRDGGDATFMAACAKARASEACYEVTRIAHQLHGAIGYTREHDLHRFTRRLWAWRDADGDEGYWQQRVGEMAIRSGGAGLWPLLVEARRAVLER; encoded by the coding sequence ATGAGCGAACCCGGGCGGCGCGATCCGCGCCGATCCGCGAACCAGTCCGAGCGCCCGTCCTCGGGCGCTCGGATGGCGATGAGGCAGCTCCTTCTGGACACGGCGGTGCGCCTGTTCGAGGCGGCGTCGGAGGACACAGTCTTCGAAGCGGTCGAGGAAGGCCGTTTCCCGGGGGACCACTGGCGGGCGATCGAGGAGAACGGCCTGGTCGACATGCTCCTGGCCGAGGAGGACGGTGGCGCCGGAGTCGACTTCGGCGACGCGATGGCGGTGGCGCGGACGGCCGGCGGCTTTGCGTTGCCGTTGCCCCTTGTCGAAACGATGATCGGCCGATGGTTGCTCTTGGGCTCCGGCCTCGAGGCGCCCATGGGTCCACTGGGAGTGGTGACGGCGGCGGGCCGACTCGAGGTGCCTTGGCCGAACGACGTCTCAGCGCTGGTCGTCTCGGACGCTACGGGCGGCGTCGGCTGGGTCGCCGGCGGCGAAGTCGAGTTCGAGCGCGGCACGAACAGCGCCGGCGAACCGGTGGGGCGGTTGCGAGAGCCCCCGCCGATCCCGCCGCAACAGTCGGGAGGCTTGGCCTCGAAACAGTCTCTCTCCACCCTGATGGCCGTCGCCCGCAGCGCGATGATCGCGGGCGCCATGGAGCGCATTCTCGATCTGACGATCGAGCACGTTCAGGGGCGGGTCCAGTTCGGGCGGCCGCTGGCCCGCTTCCAGGCGGTGCAGCAGCTCGTAGCCGTGATGGCGAGCCACACCGCCGTGGTCGGCGTCGCGGCGGATACCGCGGTCACAGCTGTCGAGACGGTGCTCGACCGAGACGGCGGTGACGCCACGTTCATGGCGGCCTGCGCCAAGGCGCGCGCCAGCGAAGCCTGCTACGAAGTCACGCGGATCGCCCATCAACTCCACGGCGCGATCGGCTACACGCGCGAGCACGACCTGCACCGTTTCACGCGCCGGCTCTGGGCCTGGCGGGACGCCGACGGGGACGAGGGCTACTGGCAGCAGCGGGTCGGCGAAATGGCGATTCGCTCCGGTGGGGCCGGCCTGTGGCCGCTGCTCGTCGAGGCGCGGCGCGCGGTCCTGGAGCGATAG
- a CDS encoding tannase/feruloyl esterase family alpha/beta hydrolase translates to MPRPFALAQLLLAVVAAPLAANDTGRDCRGLVALTDLDHAIEPGMRVAASERAPAHCRVRGVVNRAIRFEVTLPDDWNGRMMFSTVGGAAGFIGDTTSLLGRGFAMASTDTGHEGQDRDYVRQPEALLDYAYRGVHLATAAAKRVIQRYYGREIDYSYVKGCSNGGRAAMLEATRFPDDYDGVLAGAPAFRFQEFVPWMIGGARLQAKHPLTPESFQLLGKASREACDALDGVEDGVIDDPMKCTADVFDLNALQCPPDSTENCLTAGQLQTARYMYGDVVDADGNVLSPGVPPGAEDAGDWATWMLPTARRGAPDQSLIDGMDVLLEALMRFEPDFDVDAFDPVADRDLLAAATAPLDVLTADLSAFRARGGKLLMYQGWNDYPLRPQRAMDYLHEVEKESGGADEAADFFRLFMVPGMIHCSRGPGAWVADYVDPLVAWTEKGIAPERIEASRPGPEPTFTRPLCAWPETAKYSGEGDVNDAANWSCR, encoded by the coding sequence ATGCCCCGACCCTTCGCTCTCGCCCAGCTGCTCCTCGCGGTTGTCGCGGCTCCGCTTGCCGCCAACGACACCGGCCGCGACTGCCGCGGCCTGGTCGCCCTGACCGACCTCGACCACGCGATCGAGCCCGGGATGCGGGTCGCGGCGTCGGAACGGGCGCCAGCCCACTGCCGTGTGCGCGGTGTCGTCAACCGGGCGATCCGCTTCGAGGTCACGCTGCCGGACGACTGGAACGGCCGGATGATGTTCAGCACGGTCGGCGGCGCCGCGGGGTTCATCGGCGACACGACGAGCCTGCTGGGCCGCGGTTTCGCGATGGCTTCGACCGACACCGGCCACGAGGGTCAGGACCGCGACTACGTGCGGCAGCCCGAGGCCCTGCTCGACTACGCCTACCGCGGCGTCCACCTGGCGACCGCGGCCGCCAAGCGGGTGATCCAGCGCTACTACGGCCGCGAGATCGACTACTCCTACGTCAAGGGCTGCTCGAACGGCGGGCGTGCGGCGATGCTCGAGGCGACCCGCTTTCCCGACGACTACGACGGCGTCCTGGCCGGAGCGCCGGCCTTCCGTTTCCAGGAGTTCGTGCCCTGGATGATCGGCGGAGCGCGCCTGCAGGCGAAGCATCCCCTGACCCCGGAGTCGTTCCAGTTGCTCGGCAAGGCGTCCCGCGAGGCGTGCGACGCGCTGGACGGAGTCGAGGACGGCGTGATCGACGATCCGATGAAGTGCACCGCGGACGTCTTCGATCTGAACGCCCTGCAGTGCCCCCCCGACTCGACCGAGAACTGCCTCACCGCGGGCCAGCTCCAGACCGCCCGCTACATGTACGGAGACGTTGTCGACGCGGACGGCAACGTCCTTTCGCCGGGGGTGCCGCCGGGCGCCGAGGACGCCGGCGACTGGGCGACGTGGATGCTGCCGACCGCCCGGCGGGGGGCACCGGACCAGTCGCTGATCGACGGCATGGACGTGCTGCTTGAGGCCCTGATGCGCTTCGAGCCGGACTTCGACGTCGATGCGTTCGACCCGGTCGCCGACCGTGATCTGCTCGCAGCCGCCACCGCGCCGCTCGACGTGCTGACGGCGGACCTCTCGGCGTTCCGGGCCCGTGGCGGCAAGCTGCTCATGTACCAGGGCTGGAACGATTATCCGCTCCGCCCGCAACGGGCGATGGACTACCTGCACGAGGTGGAGAAGGAGAGCGGCGGGGCCGATGAGGCGGCGGACTTCTTCCGCCTGTTCATGGTGCCCGGCATGATCCACTGCTCCCGCGGCCCCGGCGCCTGGGTCGCCGACTACGTCGACCCTCTTGTGGCTTGGACTGAGAAGGGGATTGCGCCCGAGCGGATCGAGGCAAGCCGTCCGGGACCGGAGCCTACGTTCACGCGGCCGCTCTGCGCGTGGCCGGAGACGGCGAAGTACAGCGGCGAGGGCGACGTGAACGACGCGGCGAATTGGAGCTGCAGGTAG
- a CDS encoding Rieske (2Fe-2S) protein: MRYVVAEASEIESGGRKIVTVAGRSIGVFNLDGEFFALRNRCPHQGGKLCEGKLWGVIRSDRPGDFEYRPSREILCCPWHGWEFHVRTGQSWCAPERLRVRRYEVETVAGEEIAEAADTEAAPADDPEAPAPGMVKGPYTAETYPVTREGEYLVIEIPGSHAADETDKVQRVKRTESSG; the protein is encoded by the coding sequence ATGAGGTACGTCGTCGCCGAGGCGTCCGAGATCGAATCGGGCGGCCGAAAGATCGTCACCGTCGCCGGCCGTTCGATCGGCGTGTTCAACCTCGACGGCGAGTTCTTCGCGCTCCGCAACCGTTGCCCGCACCAGGGCGGGAAGCTCTGCGAGGGCAAGCTCTGGGGCGTGATCCGCTCCGACCGGCCCGGCGACTTCGAGTATCGCCCCAGCCGGGAGATCCTCTGCTGCCCCTGGCACGGCTGGGAGTTCCACGTCCGCACCGGCCAGTCCTGGTGCGCACCCGAGCGGCTCAGAGTACGCCGCTACGAGGTCGAGACCGTCGCCGGCGAGGAGATCGCCGAGGCCGCCGATACCGAGGCTGCACCGGCAGACGACCCCGAGGCTCCAGCGCCGGGCATGGTCAAGGGTCCGTACACGGCCGAGACCTACCCGGTGACGCGCGAGGGTGAGTACCTGGTCATCGAGATTCCGGGTTCGCACGCAGCGGATGAAACGGACAAAGTCCAACGGGTGAAACGGACAGAGTCCAGCGGGTGA
- a CDS encoding amidohydrolase family protein: protein MTVTLLDPSTEPSVLKAGAEPERPPIIDCDFHNELDSIKDLYPYLSNRWRDHLETFGIRHPNSGYYPRFMDHREEARPPSGRTPGSEVGFAAEDFLDPYNVEYAILNPLSPVSSALDLDLGAALATAANDWQIAEWLDPEPRLRASAVVTPQDPVAAAAEIRRCGADGRFAQVLFMGRMQEPMGRRRYWPIYEACVETGMHVASHAFGAYGHPITGGGHASYYIEDHTSPPQAVQANITSMVTEGVFDRFPSLRMISVENGFAWLPPLMWRLDAAWSLLRDEAPHLERLPSEVIAEHVYVTTQPIEEPPRRQDFLALMEHFGDLRSHILLASDYPHWDGDNPDVVLPSGLDEELVKGIQCENARALYGL from the coding sequence ATGACCGTCACCCTGCTCGATCCGTCGACCGAACCCTCGGTGCTGAAGGCCGGGGCGGAACCCGAACGGCCGCCGATCATCGACTGCGACTTCCACAACGAGCTGGACTCGATCAAGGATCTGTATCCGTATCTCTCCAATCGCTGGCGCGACCACCTCGAGACGTTCGGTATCCGCCATCCGAACAGCGGCTACTACCCGCGCTTCATGGACCACCGGGAGGAAGCGCGGCCGCCTTCGGGGCGCACGCCCGGTTCGGAAGTCGGCTTCGCGGCGGAGGACTTTCTCGATCCCTACAACGTGGAGTACGCCATCCTGAATCCGCTGTCTCCGGTGAGTTCGGCGCTCGACCTGGACCTCGGCGCGGCTCTCGCCACTGCGGCCAACGACTGGCAGATCGCCGAGTGGCTCGATCCGGAGCCGCGGTTGCGGGCCTCAGCCGTCGTCACACCGCAGGATCCGGTTGCCGCGGCCGCGGAGATCAGGCGCTGCGGCGCCGACGGGCGCTTCGCCCAGGTGCTGTTCATGGGCCGGATGCAGGAACCGATGGGCCGTCGGAGGTACTGGCCGATCTACGAGGCCTGCGTCGAGACGGGGATGCACGTTGCGTCCCACGCCTTCGGCGCCTACGGCCATCCGATCACCGGCGGCGGCCACGCCTCCTACTACATCGAGGATCACACGAGCCCGCCTCAGGCCGTCCAGGCGAACATCACGAGCATGGTCACGGAAGGCGTGTTCGACCGCTTCCCGAGCCTGCGGATGATCTCGGTCGAGAACGGCTTCGCCTGGCTGCCGCCGCTGATGTGGCGCCTCGACGCCGCCTGGAGCCTGCTGCGCGACGAGGCTCCGCACCTCGAGCGGCTGCCGTCCGAGGTGATCGCCGAGCACGTCTACGTGACGACCCAGCCGATCGAGGAACCGCCGAGGCGTCAGGACTTCCTGGCCCTGATGGAGCACTTCGGCGACCTTCGGAGCCACATCCTGCTGGCCAGCGACTATCCGCACTGGGACGGCGACAACCCCGACGTGGTCCTGCCCTCCGGGCTCGACGAGGAACTCGTCAAGGGCATCCAGTGCGAGAACGCCCGGGCCCTCTACGGGCTGTAG
- a CDS encoding MaoC family dehydratase, translating into MDGANGNGPYVGKRLSSGSFVVDDAVLADYYGGLELEPPSSGLLPSTIASGPDGDYFREIAFANQTGHLWMREEWALSAPMKAGTVYTVDGDICDIYDRRNRVVVDYRVRLSDGDGRQVLETHHHQSFLRDQEYVGDVDLRDPRKKPGARRFDVPEGERFGGLERTISLEMCGQFFHGNANYHTDREASRELGFQDVVVGGRMTMGYVGHILEERFGEAWWRSGSFDLKFTNPVWPGDTISVNGVVTGPDPDDPERTAAFVWIAKADGTVALIARAGVAA; encoded by the coding sequence ATGGACGGGGCGAACGGAAACGGGCCGTACGTTGGAAAGCGGCTGAGCAGCGGGAGCTTCGTCGTCGACGACGCCGTGCTCGCGGACTACTACGGCGGCCTGGAACTCGAACCGCCGAGCAGCGGCCTGTTGCCGTCCACGATCGCTAGTGGCCCGGACGGCGACTACTTTCGCGAGATCGCGTTCGCCAACCAGACCGGGCATCTCTGGATGCGCGAGGAATGGGCGCTTTCGGCGCCGATGAAGGCGGGCACCGTCTACACCGTCGATGGCGACATCTGCGACATCTACGATCGGCGCAACCGCGTCGTCGTCGACTACCGGGTCCGACTCAGCGACGGCGACGGCCGGCAGGTCCTGGAGACCCACCACCACCAGAGCTTCCTGCGCGATCAGGAGTACGTTGGCGACGTCGACCTGCGCGATCCGCGGAAGAAGCCGGGTGCACGCCGCTTCGACGTGCCGGAGGGTGAACGGTTCGGAGGCCTGGAGCGCACGATCTCACTCGAGATGTGCGGCCAGTTCTTTCACGGCAACGCGAACTACCACACCGACAGGGAAGCGTCCCGTGAACTCGGCTTCCAGGACGTCGTGGTCGGCGGCCGGATGACGATGGGCTACGTTGGCCACATTCTCGAAGAGCGTTTCGGCGAGGCATGGTGGCGGAGCGGCTCCTTCGACCTCAAGTTCACGAACCCGGTCTGGCCCGGGGACACGATCAGCGTCAACGGTGTCGTGACCGGTCCGGATCCGGACGATCCCGAACGCACCGCGGCCTTCGTCTGGATCGCCAAGGCGGACGGCACGGTGGCGCTCATCGCCCGTGCCGGCGTTGCGGCCTGA